Proteins co-encoded in one Kutzneria chonburiensis genomic window:
- a CDS encoding DUF3631 domain-containing protein — protein MTAALRIVPPGAPQPGHEILDDVRDFVARFSAFPSPHCAPTLALWWAHTWAAEHFYITPRLVLSSAEPESGKTRVLEVGKHFARAPELTTAGSAAAMVRMIAAGPITLLFDEVDAVFTAGGSGNEEVRNMLNSGYKRGATIPKCKGDAASGIVVERLPVFAPVAMAGLYGCIPATVTTRAITMNLRKRRHDQPVDAYNEKRAEKAAEPVRDALAGWITGIGEALGDAEPVMPDGVADRAAEIWEPLLAVADAAGGHWPDTARAACVDFVQTSKQTPASLGVQLLADMRKVFATLDTDRVPTPVLLAALLDMEDAPWTEMENGRPLTDRRLAKEMRKYFVAPVAFRAGGRVVKGYTTGPTFDTSGEQAQVGLADAWSRYVLTSSNAAGQALTAGAAETTAGAQSALEGMP, from the coding sequence ATGACCGCCGCACTGCGGATCGTGCCGCCCGGCGCACCCCAGCCCGGCCACGAGATCCTCGACGACGTCCGCGACTTCGTGGCGCGGTTCTCCGCGTTCCCCTCGCCGCACTGCGCCCCGACCCTGGCGTTGTGGTGGGCGCACACGTGGGCGGCCGAGCACTTCTACATCACGCCCCGGCTGGTGTTGTCCTCCGCAGAACCGGAGTCCGGCAAAACCCGCGTGCTGGAAGTCGGCAAGCACTTCGCCCGCGCGCCGGAACTGACCACCGCCGGGTCGGCCGCCGCGATGGTGCGGATGATCGCCGCCGGTCCGATCACGCTGCTGTTCGACGAAGTGGATGCCGTGTTCACCGCAGGCGGATCGGGCAACGAGGAAGTCCGCAACATGCTCAACAGCGGATACAAGCGGGGCGCGACGATCCCGAAATGCAAAGGTGACGCCGCGTCCGGCATCGTCGTGGAACGCCTGCCGGTGTTCGCCCCGGTCGCCATGGCCGGGCTGTACGGCTGCATTCCTGCAACGGTCACCACGCGGGCGATCACGATGAACCTGCGGAAGCGTCGCCACGACCAGCCCGTGGACGCCTACAACGAGAAACGCGCCGAGAAAGCCGCCGAACCCGTCCGGGACGCATTGGCCGGGTGGATCACCGGAATCGGCGAAGCCCTAGGCGACGCCGAGCCAGTCATGCCGGACGGGGTCGCCGACCGGGCGGCCGAAATCTGGGAACCGCTGCTCGCTGTCGCCGACGCTGCCGGCGGGCATTGGCCCGACACCGCTCGCGCGGCGTGCGTCGATTTCGTCCAGACCAGCAAGCAAACCCCGGCATCGTTGGGTGTCCAGTTGCTCGCGGACATGCGCAAGGTATTCGCGACGCTGGACACGGACCGCGTTCCCACGCCGGTGCTGTTGGCGGCGCTGCTGGATATGGAAGACGCGCCGTGGACGGAAATGGAGAACGGTCGGCCCCTCACGGATCGGCGGCTGGCGAAGGAAATGCGCAAGTACTTCGTCGCGCCCGTCGCATTCCGTGCCGGTGGCCGGGTCGTGAAGGGCTACACCACGGGGCCCACGTTCGACACCAGCGGAGAGCAGGCGCAGGTGGGCCTGGCGGACGCGTGGTCGCGGTACGTGCTGACCAGCAGCAACGCTGCAGGTCAAGCCCTCACGGCCGGGGCGGCGGAGACGACGGCGGGCGCCCAGTCCGCGCTGGAAGGGATGCCATGA
- a CDS encoding helix-turn-helix domain-containing protein, translated as MPEIARVPVAVPVRHLYRIPEAMVLLSMGRSAIYEQIRAGRLKTVKQGTSRLVPAAAINAYVELLMRESGVEFDQAS; from the coding sequence ATGCCGGAGATTGCTCGCGTGCCGGTGGCGGTGCCAGTGCGGCACCTGTATCGAATTCCGGAAGCCATGGTGTTGTTGTCCATGGGCCGATCTGCGATCTATGAGCAGATCCGGGCCGGTCGCCTCAAGACGGTCAAGCAGGGGACGAGCCGCCTTGTTCCGGCGGCGGCCATCAACGCGTACGTGGAATTGCTCATGAGGGAATCGGGGGTGGAGTTTGACCAAGCGTCGTAG
- a CDS encoding site-specific integrase: MTKRRSRGDGGLHWDENRKRWIATVTVGFDGRGKRITKRASGRTKTEAKNKLDAIMRDVKDGLAIEPHNYTVADAVNNWLQYGLNGRDKQTVATCRILAETHVVPALGALKLHKLSADDVDEWLADKAKTLSTRTLRDLRSVLLRAVKRAQARDKVKRNVVLLCECPEGQAGRPSKSLTFDQAEAVLRRAEADDSTIGAYIVVSLVGGPRTEEVRPLTWSHVDLRGNPDANPPVPPHIAVWRSVRTGGDTKTRKSRRTLALPQRAISALKAQQARQEVHRKRPGKQWREHGLVFASEVGTELDAANVRRQFRRVLKAAGLNAAEWTPRELRHSFVSLLSDSGMSLEQISRLVGHSGTSVTEEVYRHQIRPVIQDGATAMDRIFPDSAA; the protein is encoded by the coding sequence TTGACCAAGCGTCGTAGCCGTGGCGATGGTGGTCTGCATTGGGATGAGAACCGTAAGCGCTGGATCGCTACGGTCACCGTCGGATTCGACGGACGTGGTAAGCGGATCACCAAACGTGCCAGTGGGCGGACGAAGACCGAGGCGAAAAACAAGCTTGACGCCATCATGCGTGACGTCAAGGATGGCCTTGCGATCGAACCGCACAACTACACCGTCGCTGACGCGGTGAACAACTGGTTGCAATACGGGCTGAACGGCCGTGACAAGCAGACCGTTGCAACATGTCGGATCCTCGCCGAAACGCACGTCGTGCCCGCCTTGGGTGCTCTTAAGCTCCACAAGCTGTCGGCGGACGACGTTGACGAGTGGCTTGCGGATAAGGCGAAGACGCTCAGTACGCGGACGCTGCGCGACCTGCGGTCAGTTCTCCTCCGTGCCGTCAAACGGGCGCAGGCGCGCGACAAGGTGAAGCGCAACGTCGTGCTGCTCTGCGAGTGCCCGGAAGGGCAGGCTGGCCGGCCGTCCAAGTCGCTGACGTTCGACCAGGCGGAGGCTGTTCTGCGCCGGGCAGAGGCCGACGACTCGACGATCGGTGCGTACATCGTGGTGTCCCTCGTTGGCGGCCCACGGACGGAGGAGGTGCGGCCGCTCACGTGGTCGCATGTGGACCTGAGGGGCAACCCGGACGCCAACCCGCCGGTACCGCCGCACATCGCTGTGTGGCGGTCGGTGCGGACCGGTGGCGACACGAAGACTCGGAAGTCTCGCCGCACGCTTGCCTTGCCACAGAGGGCAATCAGCGCGCTCAAGGCGCAGCAGGCGCGTCAGGAGGTGCACAGGAAGCGCCCCGGCAAGCAGTGGCGGGAACACGGCCTGGTGTTCGCGTCGGAGGTCGGCACCGAGCTGGACGCCGCCAACGTGCGCCGCCAGTTCCGGCGCGTGCTCAAGGCGGCCGGGCTGAACGCGGCCGAGTGGACGCCCCGTGAGCTGCGCCACAGCTTCGTTTCGCTGCTCTCCGACAGCGGCATGAGCTTGGAGCAGATCTCACGGCTGGTGGGCCACAGTGGCACGTCGGTCACGGAGGAGGTTTACCGCCACCAGATCCGTCCGGTGATCCAAGACGGGGCGACTGCCATGGACCGGATTTTCCCGGACTCAGCAGCGTAG
- a CDS encoding metallophosphoesterase, which translates to MKTFGRIVLGTAALGAATVGYAAAIERTRWTLREATVPVLAEGATPLRVLHISDLHMMPGQRSKQRWVAELAQLAPDLVVNTGDNLAHRHAVPGVVRALGPLLDLPGVFVFGSNDYYAPKPKNPVRYLLPKARKKRIHGIPLPWRDLRAAFVEHGWHDLTHSRQTITVAGQAIVTAGLDDPHLKRDRYEDIAGRPDPSAALSLGVTHSPEPRVLDQFAADGYDLVMAGHTHGGQLRLPGYGALVTNCELDRTRARGVSRWGAHTWLHVSAGLGTSPYAPVRFACPPEASLLTLVPRSNGAGQEGSSRQSRTRFGAGADIS; encoded by the coding sequence GTGAAGACGTTCGGTCGGATAGTCCTGGGCACGGCCGCCCTCGGAGCCGCCACGGTCGGCTACGCCGCCGCCATCGAGCGGACCAGGTGGACGCTGCGCGAAGCCACCGTGCCGGTGCTGGCCGAAGGCGCCACGCCGCTGCGCGTGCTGCACATCTCCGACCTGCACATGATGCCCGGCCAACGGTCCAAGCAGCGCTGGGTCGCCGAACTCGCCCAGCTCGCGCCCGACCTCGTCGTCAACACCGGCGACAACCTCGCCCACCGGCACGCCGTGCCCGGCGTCGTCCGCGCCCTGGGGCCGCTGCTCGACCTGCCCGGCGTGTTCGTCTTCGGCAGCAACGACTACTACGCGCCCAAGCCCAAGAACCCGGTGCGCTACCTGCTGCCCAAGGCCCGCAAGAAGCGCATCCACGGCATCCCCCTGCCCTGGCGCGACCTGCGCGCGGCGTTCGTCGAACACGGCTGGCACGACCTCACCCACAGCCGGCAGACCATCACCGTCGCTGGCCAGGCCATCGTCACCGCCGGACTCGACGACCCCCACCTCAAGCGCGACCGCTACGAAGACATCGCCGGCCGCCCCGACCCCTCGGCCGCGCTGAGCCTCGGCGTCACCCACTCCCCCGAACCCCGCGTACTCGACCAGTTCGCCGCCGACGGCTACGACCTCGTCATGGCCGGCCACACCCACGGCGGACAACTCCGCCTCCCCGGCTACGGCGCCCTCGTCACAAACTGTGAGCTGGATCGCACCCGCGCCCGTGGCGTCTCCCGCTGGGGCGCCCACACGTGGCTCCACGTGTCCGCCGGCCTCGGGACCAGCCCATATGCGCCCGTCCGCTTCGCCTGCCCGCCGGAAGCCAGCCTGCTCACGCTCGTCCCCCGCAGCAACGGCGCAGGTCAAGAGGGGTCCAGCCGCCAAAGCAGGACCCGATTCGGAGCTGGAGCCGACATCAGCTAG
- a CDS encoding GatB/YqeY domain-containing protein, giving the protein MAELKEKLRTDLTAAMKGRQATVVATLRMALAAVTTEEVAGKTARELSDDEVLKVLSREVKKRNEAAEAFAGAGRKEQADAELAEAAVLKTYLPAQLSDDELADIVTQAIADVAAQVGEQPGQKQMGQVMKAANAKVAGRAEGGRVAAVVKAKLLG; this is encoded by the coding sequence ATGGCGGAGTTGAAGGAGAAGCTGCGGACGGATCTGACCGCGGCGATGAAGGGCCGGCAGGCCACTGTGGTCGCGACCTTGCGGATGGCGTTGGCCGCGGTGACCACCGAGGAGGTGGCCGGCAAGACCGCGCGGGAGCTGTCCGACGACGAGGTGCTCAAGGTCCTCTCGCGTGAGGTGAAGAAGCGCAACGAGGCCGCCGAGGCGTTCGCCGGCGCCGGCCGCAAGGAGCAGGCCGACGCCGAGCTGGCCGAGGCCGCGGTGCTCAAGACGTACCTGCCGGCGCAGTTGTCCGATGACGAGCTGGCCGACATCGTGACGCAGGCGATCGCCGACGTCGCCGCCCAGGTGGGCGAGCAGCCGGGGCAGAAGCAGATGGGCCAGGTCATGAAGGCCGCGAACGCGAAGGTCGCGGGCCGGGCCGAGGGCGGCCGGGTCGCCGCCGTGGTGAAGGCCAAGCTGCTGGGCTGA